Sequence from the Paenibacillus riograndensis SBR5 genome:
CTCCATATATGGTCCGGCATCCCTATTACAGCCTGGAAGCAATTCAAGCGCTGGCGAACTACAAAGCCAGCAGCAGCATTGTGGAGGACCTCTTTCTTTATTTTCATGACGATGCCAACATTTATTCCTACCGCGGCCTGGCTGATCTTCATGTTACCTTCGATACCCTCTATCAGTTTGAGCATTGGACTCCGGAGGATTTACGGCAAGCCCTGAATGAAACCCGGCAGCCGTTGGTGCGCCCTGCTGAAAGCGTTACCGTCAATTCCCGGAAGGAACCCATGCTGGCCATGCTCGTTCCGGTGAAGCCGAATGATCCGTTTCCCTATGGAACGGTCCTGTACCTGATGAAAGAATCGAAGCTTACCGGAGTCATGGATTCCATCCTCAGCGATTTTTCGGGAAGCAGCTATATCTTTGGCGCCGGCGGCGAGGTGCTGACCGCGAACAGCCACGGCGTGAGCCTGCCCCGGGAGGAGCTGAGCACGTTATCCGCGCTCGAACCGGGTATTCATAATCTGGTGCTGGACGGTGAGCAGTATTCCGTCGTGTCTGTACAATCGGATGAAAATGGCTGGACCTATGTGACTACGATGCCGAGCTACCAGTTCTTCAGCCGTGTCGCCCATGTCCAGACTCTGATTCTGATTGTCTTCTGCATTACTGTGGTAACCGGCATCGCTGCCGCCCTGCTGCTGGCCAAGCGTCAGTACCATCCGATCAAGGACCTGATGGAATTCGCCAGACTGGGAAGCAGCGGCAATGACGCGCTCAAGACCCGCAATGAATGGGAATGGATCCGGCAGACGCTTCACGATTACAGCGCCAGGATTGATCTTCAGGAGCCATTCGTCCGCAATCAATGCATGCTGCTGCTGCTCAAGCACGGCAAGCCGGATGATCCCGAGATCGAGCAGATGATCCTCAGTGCAGGCTTCAGGCATCCGCAGGAGCAAGGGCTGTATTTTTCGGCTATTCTGTCATGGGATGACGCCGCGCCGGGCGGCAAGCCCTGGCATGAGCGCCATCTGCTGCAGGAAATTCTCAGCAACCTATGCCTGCCCGGTCCTGATGCCCAAATCTTCGGCGTCGAATTCTCGGCCAAGGACCAGTTTGCCCTGATTATTTCGCTTCCGGGCCATGAAGCCGGATCTGTCCAGAGCCGTATGGAGCAGGTTGTTGAAGCGATCCAGACCGTAATCCGCGACCACTCGCAGCTGGTGCCCAATATCGGTGTCGGTATGGCTTACCGGGACTTGGCGCGGGTCAATCAATCTTTTATCGAAGCTGCAGCCGCGCTGGAGCACCGGATGATCCGCCGCAGCGGATACGTGACGTATTTCGAGCAGCTGGCCGAACGGAACGCGCCCGCAGCGGACAATTTCTGGATTCCGCGCAAATCCATGCTGAAGCTGGAGCAAAGCCTCAAGCAGGGCAACGAATCCGTTGCCGTCCAAATGATTGCCGACACGATTGACACCATCAAGGATGAGCCGCTGCAAATTCATCTGCTGCGCTGCATCTGCTTTGATCTGCTGAACGCGTTTCTGCGCATTGCTTCGGAGCTTGGCATGGACGGCGTGTTCGCAGATATGCCGGGGCTGACCTCCTTCGAGACCCTTGAGGAGCTGGAAAGCAGGCTTCTGTCTCTGGCTGCTGCCATTTGCGGGCAGGTGGAGCGGAATACAGAGACTGGCGAATCTTCATTGATGGATGATATCCTGGCCTATGTGGACCAGCAGTTTGCGGACTATACGCTCAGCCTGGAGCATGTGGCGTTGAAGTTTGCCATTTCAACCTCTTATTTAAGCCGGAGCTTCAAAGAGAAGACCGGGACTAACTTCTCACAGTATATCTGGCAGCGCCGTGTGGATGAGGTGATCCGGCTGCTGGAGAATACCAGTGCGCCCCTCAAGGAAATCATTGAGCAGGTGGGTTACCTGGATGCGCCGAATTTCATCCGCAAGTTCAAAAAAGAAACCGGCCTGACGCCGGGACAGTACCGCAAGGACCATTCCTTGAAGCGTTCTGTGGCGAAAAGACCGGTATAAGTTGGCATAAGCCTCAGCCCTGCTTATTGCGCTTCCTGCAGGATATGCTCTACCAGTTCATCCAGGGGAACCGTCGCCAACGC
This genomic interval carries:
- a CDS encoding helix-turn-helix domain-containing protein, giving the protein MVKFAPKSALLTTFRLNWNHFKSKLLLKYAFSYILMFLIPLTGVTIFVYENAVKGLRVEIEQSNVNQLNQVKSTIDARMTELQEISGRIAYDKHLTPYMVRHPYYSLEAIQALANYKASSSIVEDLFLYFHDDANIYSYRGLADLHVTFDTLYQFEHWTPEDLRQALNETRQPLVRPAESVTVNSRKEPMLAMLVPVKPNDPFPYGTVLYLMKESKLTGVMDSILSDFSGSSYIFGAGGEVLTANSHGVSLPREELSTLSALEPGIHNLVLDGEQYSVVSVQSDENGWTYVTTMPSYQFFSRVAHVQTLILIVFCITVVTGIAAALLLAKRQYHPIKDLMEFARLGSSGNDALKTRNEWEWIRQTLHDYSARIDLQEPFVRNQCMLLLLKHGKPDDPEIEQMILSAGFRHPQEQGLYFSAILSWDDAAPGGKPWHERHLLQEILSNLCLPGPDAQIFGVEFSAKDQFALIISLPGHEAGSVQSRMEQVVEAIQTVIRDHSQLVPNIGVGMAYRDLARVNQSFIEAAAALEHRMIRRSGYVTYFEQLAERNAPAADNFWIPRKSMLKLEQSLKQGNESVAVQMIADTIDTIKDEPLQIHLLRCICFDLLNAFLRIASELGMDGVFADMPGLTSFETLEELESRLLSLAAAICGQVERNTETGESSLMDDILAYVDQQFADYTLSLEHVALKFAISTSYLSRSFKEKTGTNFSQYIWQRRVDEVIRLLENTSAPLKEIIEQVGYLDAPNFIRKFKKETGLTPGQYRKDHSLKRSVAKRPV